From the endosymbiont of Bathymodiolus septemdierum str. Myojin knoll genome, one window contains:
- a CDS encoding bifunctional folylpolyglutamate synthase/dihydrofolate synthase has product MKKLNDWLDYQQNLHAVGIDLGLERIQKVYQTLFPSGVNFKVITVAGTNGKGSTVAFIGSIYQQAGIKVASFTSPHINQYNERFSVNGMQVSDQQICTAFEQIEQARENTSLTYFEFSTLAALLIFTHAKVEIAVLEIGLGGRLDSVNVVDSDVAVITNIDIDHTDYLGNTREMIGFEKAGIMRANMPCICGDLNPPKTIEAVAKKMKAFLTFVNTPYMGDIGLQGEHQQRNAALAIEAIKQLPEFSITQNQFFNGIKNTKLAGRFQTKKINGKMVILDVAHNPAAVQVLSSTLKQNKQPTIAIFSALEDKNIREMISIISPIIDEWLLVPLDTERAISMQDLTQKFSLSDRVTACEDMSSAIHRALKTKQLQRIVIFGSFYVVTDALKIL; this is encoded by the coding sequence GTGAAAAAACTCAACGATTGGCTAGATTATCAGCAAAATCTACATGCGGTAGGGATTGATTTAGGATTAGAGCGCATACAAAAAGTTTATCAAACTCTCTTTCCAAGTGGGGTAAATTTTAAAGTTATCACCGTTGCGGGGACTAACGGCAAAGGCTCAACCGTCGCTTTTATTGGCAGCATTTATCAACAAGCAGGCATTAAAGTTGCCTCATTTACCTCCCCACATATCAATCAATATAACGAACGCTTTAGCGTTAATGGCATGCAAGTTAGCGACCAACAAATATGCACTGCCTTCGAGCAAATCGAACAGGCAAGAGAGAATACCTCTTTAACTTATTTTGAATTTTCTACTTTAGCGGCATTATTGATTTTTACCCACGCAAAAGTCGAAATTGCCGTATTAGAAATTGGCTTAGGTGGTCGTTTGGATTCGGTCAATGTGGTGGATAGTGATGTGGCAGTGATTACCAATATTGATATTGACCATACAGATTATTTGGGCAATACGCGTGAGATGATTGGCTTTGAAAAAGCGGGCATTATGCGTGCAAATATGCCTTGTATTTGTGGTGATTTAAACCCGCCAAAAACAATTGAAGCGGTGGCAAAAAAAATGAAGGCTTTTTTAACATTTGTTAACACACCTTACATGGGCGATATTGGTTTACAAGGCGAACATCAACAACGCAATGCCGCACTTGCGATTGAGGCAATTAAGCAACTGCCTGAGTTTTCTATTACTCAAAATCAATTTTTCAATGGCATTAAAAATACAAAATTAGCAGGTCGTTTTCAAACTAAGAAAATTAATGGAAAAATGGTGATTTTAGATGTTGCACACAACCCTGCAGCCGTTCAAGTCTTAAGTAGTACCCTTAAACAAAACAAACAGCCAACCATTGCAATTTTTTCTGCCTTGGAAGATAAAAATATTAGAGAAATGATTTCAATTATTTCTCCAATTATTGACGAGTGGCTACTCGTTCCACTAGATACAGAGCGTGCAATTTCCATGCAAGATTTAACGCAAAAATTTTCTTTATCTGATAGGGTAACGGCTTGCGAAGATATGTCTTCTGCAATCCATCGGGCATTAAAAACAAAACAACTGCAACGCATTGTTATTTTTGGCTCTTTTTATGTTGTTACCGATGCGCTCAAAATCTTGTAA
- a CDS encoding FxsA family protein — MLLLIFVISTTLELMVLIEVGGAIGTGNTILLIILTAFIGAYLLKQQGLSTLQKVQQMQIQGQNPSFEMLQGVVIMVSGILLLTPGFITDSVGLLGLMPWSRAFFLRYFLEKNVNRIFTSTQTQQQKQKNRQDDKIVEGEFWEE; from the coding sequence ATGTTACTTTTAATTTTTGTTATATCAACGACTTTAGAATTAATGGTACTAATTGAAGTTGGTGGTGCGATTGGCACGGGCAATACGATTTTATTGATTATTTTGACGGCTTTTATCGGCGCCTATTTACTAAAACAACAGGGGCTCTCTACCTTGCAAAAAGTGCAACAAATGCAGATTCAAGGGCAAAATCCGTCGTTTGAAATGTTGCAAGGCGTCGTCATTATGGTGTCGGGCATATTGCTTTTGACACCTGGATTTATTACGGATAGCGTTGGATTGTTAGGGCTAATGCCTTGGAGTCGAGCGTTCTTTTTAAGGTATTTCTTGGAGAAGAATGTGAATAGAATTTTTACTTCAACACAAACGCAACAACAAAAGCAAAAAAATAGGCAAGACGACAAGATTGTTGAAGGCGAATTTTGGGAAGAGTGA
- the trmB gene encoding tRNA (guanosine(46)-N7)-methyltransferase TrmB has translation MAALRKIQSFVRRSGRLTLSQKRGLTELWADYSIETDKTIDFETVFGNDNPVVLEIGFGNGDTLVNMAQNNPQLNYVGVEVYEAGIGRLISSTHSNALKNLKVLKGDAVEFLEKIIAEDTLSGVQLFFPDPWHKKKHHKRRIIQHSFLNLLSEKLKNGAKFHLATDWENYAEHMMETLEENKNFKNTQCAHTYTPRPDFRPLSKFEKRGHRLGHGVWDLIFVNEKS, from the coding sequence ATGGCTGCTTTAAGAAAAATACAGAGTTTCGTCCGTCGCTCTGGTCGTTTGACGCTTTCTCAAAAAAGAGGTTTGACAGAATTATGGGCAGACTATTCTATTGAGACTGACAAGACAATTGATTTTGAAACAGTTTTCGGGAATGACAATCCAGTGGTTTTGGAAATTGGATTTGGCAATGGCGATACACTGGTGAATATGGCACAGAACAATCCACAGTTGAATTATGTAGGGGTTGAGGTTTATGAGGCAGGGATTGGGCGATTGATTAGTAGTACGCATAGCAATGCGCTGAAAAATTTAAAAGTGTTAAAAGGTGATGCAGTAGAATTCTTGGAAAAAATTATTGCAGAGGATACCTTGAGTGGCGTGCAATTATTTTTCCCTGACCCGTGGCACAAGAAAAAGCATCATAAACGCAGGATTATTCAGCACAGTTTTTTGAATTTATTATCGGAAAAACTAAAAAATGGGGCCAAATTTCATTTGGCAACAGATTGGGAAAACTATGCTGAACATATGATGGAGACACTAGAAGAAAATAAAAACTTTAAAAACACGCAATGCGCCCATACATATACACCAAGACCAGATTTCAGACCTTTAAGTAAGTTTGAAAAACGCGGACATCGCTTGGGTCATGGCGTTTGGGATTTAATTTTTGTTAACGAGAAATCATAA
- a CDS encoding exodeoxyribonuclease III: MKIITVNVNGIRAAEKKGFFDWLKKEDAEVVCLQEIKAQEDQLDERFYPKEYHCYYHPAEKKGYSGTAIFSKKKPNLVVKKTDWEDMNFEGRIIQADFDDLSVVSIYIHSGSSKQERQDLKMAFLTQRFMPHLKQLKANGKKVIFCGDVNIVHQKRDIKNFTGNKNRSGCLPEERAYLDELFDKVGFIDAFREINQEDGQYTWWSNRGQAWANNTGWRIDYQILTPNLKGTVKNTQIYKDQRFSDHAPLIMEYKF; encoded by the coding sequence ATGAAAATTATAACAGTCAATGTCAATGGAATTAGAGCAGCTGAAAAAAAAGGTTTTTTTGATTGGTTGAAAAAAGAAGATGCAGAAGTGGTGTGCTTGCAAGAAATCAAAGCACAAGAAGACCAATTAGACGAACGCTTCTACCCTAAAGAATACCACTGTTATTACCACCCTGCCGAGAAAAAAGGCTATTCTGGTACTGCAATTTTTAGCAAGAAAAAACCCAACTTGGTCGTCAAAAAAACCGATTGGGAAGATATGAATTTTGAAGGTCGAATTATTCAAGCCGATTTTGATGATTTATCCGTGGTGTCTATTTATATCCACTCAGGTAGCTCTAAGCAAGAAAGACAAGATTTAAAAATGGCGTTTTTAACGCAACGCTTTATGCCTCACCTTAAGCAATTAAAAGCCAATGGAAAAAAAGTCATCTTCTGCGGCGATGTTAACATCGTCCATCAAAAACGCGACATAAAAAACTTCACTGGCAACAAAAATCGCTCAGGCTGCCTCCCAGAAGAACGCGCCTATCTCGACGAATTATTCGATAAAGTTGGCTTCATTGACGCCTTTCGTGAAATCAACCAAGAAGATGGACAATACACCTGGTGGAGCAACCGTGGGCAAGCCTGGGCAAACAACACTGGCTGGCGCATTGACTACCAAATTCTTACGCCAAACCTTAAAGGCACGGTTAAAAATACCCAAATTTATAAAGACCAACGCTTTTCAGATCATGCGCCACTGATTATGGAATATAAATTTTAA
- the pyrE gene encoding orotate phosphoribosyltransferase: MKDYQKDFINFVLEVGALKFGEFKLKSGRISPYFFNAGLFNQGKHLSQLGHFYAQAIEDSGMDFDVLFGPAYKGIPLATATAMALNDNFNKNIPYSFNRKEAKTHGEGGNIVGHPLTGDILIIDDVITAGTAIREAMDIISANGATAKGVIVALDRQEKGKGEKSAIQEVEQDFGLSVLSIINLSSVINYLKQGNDQKLITRIETYREHYGV; the protein is encoded by the coding sequence ATGAAAGATTATCAAAAAGACTTTATTAATTTCGTTTTAGAAGTGGGCGCATTAAAATTCGGAGAATTCAAACTAAAATCAGGTCGCATCAGTCCTTATTTTTTCAATGCTGGATTATTTAACCAGGGTAAACATCTGTCACAACTTGGTCATTTCTACGCACAGGCCATCGAAGACAGTGGTATGGATTTTGATGTTCTGTTCGGCCCCGCCTACAAGGGCATTCCTTTGGCTACTGCCACCGCAATGGCGCTCAATGACAATTTTAATAAAAATATCCCTTATAGTTTCAACCGCAAAGAAGCCAAAACCCACGGCGAAGGCGGCAACATCGTCGGACACCCGTTAACAGGAGACATTTTAATCATCGACGATGTTATTACTGCTGGCACTGCAATCCGCGAGGCAATGGACATTATCTCAGCCAACGGCGCCACCGCAAAAGGTGTTATCGTCGCATTAGACCGACAAGAAAAAGGCAAAGGCGAAAAATCCGCCATTCAAGAAGTTGAGCAAGATTTTGGACTAAGCGTTTTAAGCATCATCAATCTTTCAAGTGTTATTAATTATTTAAAACAAGGCAATGATCAAAAATTAATCACCCGTATTGAAACATATCGTGAACACTACGGAGTATGA
- the dbpA gene encoding ATP-dependent RNA helicase DbpA, producing the protein MNTTDFSELKLNPDLLKNLSSLEYESMTPIQALSLPVILAGDDVIGQGKTGSGKTAAFGLGLLQKLDVTSFKAQSIVLCPTRELADQVASEIRKLARAVHNIKVLTLCGGTPFGPQIGSLAHGVHIVVGTPGRIEEHLRKGTLKLGAVNTLVLDEADRMLDMGFQDTIDEIIEKVPENRQTLLFSATFPKEIMSIADKVMQNPTIVEAPSIEEGSTIKQYFHLTNTDDERMKALRLLLAKHKPNAALVFCNTKSDTQDVTDELAYYKFYAISIHGDLDQRERDQALIRFSNGSVSVLVATDVAARGLDIDDLDMVINFNVAHDPEVHTHRIGRTGRAGKHGIACTLYNDKETRKLELLDVDWVDCTSPLPSDNYLHKPIKRPLMTTLKVDGGKKQKLRPGDIVGGLTGKDGIPGDKIGKINVVSNWSYVAVSSELVKTALQKIQNDKLKGRTFRVRILS; encoded by the coding sequence GTGAATACGACTGATTTTTCTGAATTAAAATTAAATCCAGATTTGCTAAAAAACCTAAGTAGTTTAGAGTATGAGTCAATGACACCTATTCAGGCATTGAGTTTGCCGGTAATTTTGGCGGGGGACGATGTGATTGGGCAGGGTAAGACAGGGTCGGGGAAGACGGCGGCGTTTGGACTGGGGTTATTGCAGAAATTAGATGTAACTTCGTTTAAGGCACAGTCAATTGTATTGTGTCCGACTCGTGAGTTGGCAGACCAAGTGGCGAGTGAGATTCGAAAATTAGCCAGAGCAGTGCATAATATCAAGGTGTTGACGCTGTGTGGCGGTACACCGTTTGGTCCGCAAATTGGGTCATTGGCGCATGGGGTGCATATTGTAGTGGGGACACCAGGGCGGATTGAGGAGCATTTGCGTAAAGGTACATTGAAGTTGGGGGCTGTTAATACGCTAGTGCTGGATGAGGCAGATAGGATGTTGGATATGGGGTTTCAGGATACCATTGACGAGATTATTGAGAAGGTGCCAGAAAATCGCCAGACTTTGTTGTTCAGTGCCACTTTCCCTAAGGAAATTATGTCAATTGCGGATAAGGTAATGCAAAACCCCACTATTGTTGAAGCGCCTTCGATTGAAGAAGGGTCAACCATTAAACAATATTTTCACCTGACTAATACAGATGATGAACGAATGAAAGCATTGCGTTTATTGCTAGCAAAACACAAACCCAACGCCGCACTGGTATTTTGTAATACCAAGAGCGACACACAGGATGTGACAGACGAATTAGCTTATTATAAGTTTTATGCAATTTCTATCCATGGGGATTTAGACCAACGAGAACGAGACCAGGCCTTAATTCGTTTTTCCAATGGCAGTGTGTCAGTACTGGTGGCAACTGATGTAGCAGCCCGAGGACTGGATATTGATGACTTGGATATGGTGATTAATTTTAATGTTGCACACGACCCCGAGGTACATACACATCGCATTGGACGCACAGGCAGGGCGGGAAAGCATGGCATTGCCTGCACTTTGTATAACGATAAAGAAACACGAAAATTAGAATTATTAGATGTTGACTGGGTTGATTGCACTAGCCCATTGCCGAGTGATAATTATTTACACAAACCAATTAAACGACCATTAATGACCACGCTGAAAGTTGATGGTGGTAAAAAACAAAAGCTACGCCCTGGTGATATTGTCGGTGGATTAACAGGCAAGGATGGCATCCCAGGTGATAAAATTGGCAAAATTAATGTGGTGAGTAATTGGTCGTATGTCGCTGTCAGTTCAGAATTGGTAAAAACAGCCTTGCAAAAAATTCAAAATGACAAACTCAAAGGTAGGACTTTTAGAGTGAGGATTCTGTCTTAA
- the purH gene encoding bifunctional phosphoribosylaminoimidazolecarboxamide formyltransferase/IMP cyclohydrolase — protein MINRALISVSDKTGVLELAKLLASKNIEILSTGGTAKLLADNNIPVIEVSDYTGFPEMMAGRVKTLNPKIHGGILARRGIDEAVMAENDISPIDLVVVNLYPFQETIANPDCTLEDAIENIDIGGPAMLRSSAKNHASVTVIVDASDYQIVMDEITENGDTSLATRVKLALKTFEHTAQYDGAIANYLGKGEGGFSNTINLQFHKVQSMRYGENPHQNAAFYVENNITQACVASSTQFQGREMSFNNMADADAALECVRSFNEPACVIVKHANPCGVAVRNNIFDAYDDAFKTDPTSAFGGIIAFNRNLDKKTVEIIIERQFVEVIIAPSVDDDAKAVLSTKQNVRALECGNLSKAQPSLDYKRVTGGLLVQDKDLGVITADDIKCVSEVQPTSAQMNDLMFAWKVAKTVKSNAIVYAKNQMTIGIGAGQMSRVYSAKIAGIKATDENLVVEGSVMASDAFFPFRDGIDAAAEAGIKAIIQPGGSMRDDETIKAANEHGIAMVFTDMRHFKH, from the coding sequence ATGATAAATCGCGCATTAATTAGTGTTTCTGATAAAACAGGTGTACTTGAATTGGCAAAATTATTAGCCAGTAAAAACATCGAAATCCTATCCACAGGTGGTACAGCAAAATTATTAGCCGACAATAATATCCCTGTTATCGAAGTATCGGATTACACTGGCTTCCCAGAAATGATGGCAGGTCGGGTAAAGACTTTAAACCCAAAAATCCATGGTGGCATTTTAGCGCGTCGTGGCATTGATGAAGCGGTTATGGCAGAAAATGACATCAGTCCAATCGATTTAGTCGTGGTTAACCTTTACCCTTTCCAGGAAACCATTGCCAACCCAGATTGCACCTTAGAAGATGCAATTGAAAATATTGACATTGGGGGCCCAGCAATGTTGCGTTCAAGCGCCAAAAACCACGCCTCAGTAACCGTTATCGTTGACGCATCTGACTACCAAATAGTAATGGATGAAATTACCGAAAACGGCGACACTTCATTAGCCACTAGAGTCAAATTAGCCTTAAAAACTTTCGAACACACCGCCCAATATGATGGTGCAATTGCTAACTATTTAGGCAAAGGTGAAGGGGGCTTTTCAAACACAATAAACTTGCAATTCCACAAAGTGCAATCAATGCGTTACGGTGAAAATCCGCATCAAAATGCAGCTTTCTATGTTGAAAATAACATTACTCAGGCTTGCGTAGCATCTTCAACGCAATTCCAAGGTAGGGAAATGTCATTCAATAATATGGCAGATGCAGATGCCGCCTTGGAATGCGTTCGTAGTTTTAACGAGCCTGCCTGTGTGATTGTTAAACATGCTAACCCTTGTGGTGTTGCCGTTCGTAACAATATTTTTGATGCTTATGACGATGCTTTCAAAACCGACCCCACTTCTGCATTTGGTGGCATCATCGCCTTCAATCGCAATCTTGACAAAAAGACCGTAGAAATCATTATTGAGCGTCAATTTGTCGAAGTCATCATTGCCCCAAGTGTGGATGATGATGCCAAAGCCGTATTATCAACCAAACAAAATGTTCGTGCCTTAGAGTGTGGCAATTTAAGCAAAGCCCAGCCATCTCTTGACTACAAGCGCGTCACAGGTGGTTTGTTAGTTCAAGACAAAGACCTTGGCGTAATTACAGCTGACGATATAAAATGCGTTAGTGAAGTTCAGCCAACTTCAGCGCAAATGAATGATTTAATGTTCGCCTGGAAAGTTGCAAAAACCGTTAAATCAAACGCCATCGTTTATGCTAAAAACCAAATGACCATCGGCATCGGCGCAGGACAAATGTCCCGCGTCTATTCTGCCAAGATTGCTGGTATCAAAGCTACCGATGAAAATTTAGTGGTCGAAGGTTCCGTCATGGCATCCGACGCCTTCTTCCCATTCAGAGATGGCATCGACGCCGCCGCAGAAGCAGGTATCAAAGCCATTATCCAACCTGGTGGCTCAATGCGTGACGACGAAACTATTAAAGCTGCCAACGAACACGGCATCGCCATGGTCTTCACTGATATGCGCCATTTCAAACACTAA
- a CDS encoding helix-turn-helix domain-containing protein: MNSTDLPACINAKLEHYFSQLKGEKATGVHKMVMNEGESITLKFVLDKVGQNQSEAARILGMNRGTLKKKIELYKL; the protein is encoded by the coding sequence ATGAACTCGACTGATTTACCCGCTTGCATTAACGCAAAATTAGAGCACTATTTCTCCCAATTAAAAGGCGAAAAAGCGACTGGCGTACACAAAATGGTGATGAATGAAGGTGAATCGATTACCCTTAAATTCGTGTTAGATAAAGTTGGGCAAAACCAGAGTGAAGCCGCCAGGATTTTAGGTATGAATCGCGGCACACTTAAAAAGAAAATTGAGCTTTATAAACTTTAA